The following coding sequences lie in one Methanohalophilus levihalophilus genomic window:
- the nrtS gene encoding nitrate/nitrite transporter NrtS, whose translation MKGTEWKTWIEAFRLFFNGETLRSCIPVALVVGLLLSTINQGDVIASGAATTFTWFKVGMNFVIPFCVSSYGYLIACRSKTPITY comes from the coding sequence TTGAAAGGTACCGAATGGAAAACATGGATCGAAGCATTTCGACTATTTTTTAATGGAGAAACTCTGCGCTCCTGCATCCCGGTAGCACTTGTTGTCGGATTACTTTTGTCAACCATCAATCAAGGTGATGTCATTGCAAGTGGAGCGGCAACTACTTTTACATGGTTCAAAGTCGGGATGAACTTTGTAATACCATTTTGTGTTTCCAGCTATGGATATCTTATAGCGTGTCGGTCAAAAACCCCAATAACTTATTGA
- a CDS encoding bifunctional 3,4-dihydroxy-2-butanone-4-phosphate synthase/GTP cyclohydrolase II, protein MSKISIEQAIKDIKAGRMVILVDDEDRENEGDLTMAAEAVTPEAINFMAKYGRGLICLSMTGETADRLDLPMMVENNTSLYETGFTVSIEAKNGVTTGISAADRATTIQTAIADGATAEDLVRPGHIFPLRARDNGVMVRVGQTEGSVDLARLAGCKPAGVICEIMDDDGTMARMPSLEKFSEKHDIGICTVADLVKYRLKTESFVRKAAETVIPTKYGGEFNLIAYENDLDKLTHIAMVKGEIDPEKDILVRVHSECMTGDIFGSMRCDCGEQLHKAMAMVEKEGTGVILYLRQEGRGIGLVNKLKAYELQCRGYDTVDANLELGFDADMRDYAVGAQILKDLGVRKMRLMTNNPTKIMGLEEYGLTVVERVPIEVIPNELNNDYLNCKQLKMGHLLKMDSQL, encoded by the coding sequence ATGTCTAAAATAAGCATTGAGCAGGCCATTAAGGACATCAAGGCCGGACGTATGGTCATTCTTGTGGATGATGAAGATCGGGAGAATGAAGGGGATCTGACCATGGCAGCAGAGGCGGTGACCCCTGAAGCCATTAATTTTATGGCGAAGTATGGTCGTGGTCTGATCTGCCTTTCCATGACCGGTGAAACAGCTGACCGTTTGGACCTTCCCATGATGGTGGAGAATAATACATCTTTATATGAAACCGGATTTACCGTTTCAATTGAGGCAAAGAATGGAGTGACCACCGGTATTTCTGCTGCAGACAGGGCCACCACCATTCAGACTGCCATTGCCGATGGTGCAACTGCGGAAGACCTTGTTCGACCTGGCCATATTTTCCCCCTGAGAGCCAGAGACAATGGTGTCATGGTTCGTGTCGGCCAGACAGAAGGATCTGTGGATCTGGCACGTCTTGCCGGATGCAAGCCTGCCGGTGTCATCTGTGAGATAATGGATGATGATGGTACCATGGCTCGAATGCCCTCCCTGGAAAAATTCAGCGAAAAGCATGACATAGGTATCTGTACAGTGGCGGATCTTGTGAAGTATCGGTTGAAGACAGAATCTTTTGTCAGAAAAGCAGCTGAAACCGTTATTCCCACGAAATATGGCGGCGAGTTTAATTTGATCGCCTATGAAAATGACCTGGATAAGCTTACCCACATCGCAATGGTCAAAGGTGAAATCGATCCTGAAAAGGATATCCTCGTAAGGGTTCATTCAGAATGTATGACAGGAGATATCTTCGGCTCCATGAGATGTGACTGCGGCGAACAACTCCATAAAGCCATGGCCATGGTGGAGAAAGAGGGAACTGGTGTTATTCTTTATCTCAGGCAGGAAGGCCGGGGGATTGGCCTGGTCAATAAACTCAAGGCTTACGAACTCCAGTGCCGGGGATACGACACGGTTGATGCCAATCTTGAGTTGGGATTTGATGCCGATATGAGGGATTACGCTGTTGGAGCCCAGATTCTTAAGGACCTGGGGGTTCGAAAAATGCGTCTGATGACTAACAATCCAACAAAGATAATGGGTCTTGAAGAATATGGATTAACTGTGGTGGAACGGGTGCCTATTGAAGTAATACCCAATGAGCTAAATAATGACTATCTCAATTGTAAGCAATTGAAAATGGGACATCTTTTAAAAATGGATAGTCAATTATAA
- a CDS encoding flavodoxin family protein encodes MKILGISGSPRTELRSGSIKVVQKILENTGCEYELISLHGKNIGGCIGCMACAGDNVCKVNDDMKTMRDKIVEADAYVLSGVNYFNTLNAVMHSFMERWYQFRHREADILWGKLAVTVSLGGVDPAPPSEHLNTFCIMNMIKVVDNVQGIGAPGCSYCGYGETCKVGVHYFKYGPGVPVTEDTIPNVTKDDELMLAAEQAGKKLGEQLRSADYSREETTQEMMKIIAAMGEAMQGH; translated from the coding sequence ATGAAAATACTCGGAATATCAGGAAGCCCAAGGACAGAATTACGTTCAGGCTCTATTAAAGTTGTACAGAAAATCCTGGAGAATACAGGATGTGAATATGAACTTATTTCACTGCACGGTAAAAACATAGGTGGCTGTATCGGTTGTATGGCATGTGCTGGTGACAATGTTTGCAAAGTTAATGATGACATGAAAACCATGCGTGACAAAATTGTTGAAGCAGATGCCTATGTTTTAAGCGGTGTCAACTACTTCAACACATTGAACGCAGTGATGCACTCCTTCATGGAAAGGTGGTATCAATTCAGGCATCGTGAAGCTGATATCCTCTGGGGAAAACTTGCAGTTACCGTAAGTCTTGGAGGTGTAGATCCTGCGCCACCTTCTGAGCATCTAAATACATTCTGCATAATGAATATGATCAAAGTTGTAGACAACGTTCAGGGAATTGGTGCCCCTGGGTGCAGCTATTGTGGATATGGTGAAACATGTAAGGTGGGTGTACACTACTTTAAATACGGACCAGGTGTCCCTGTCACTGAGGATACAATCCCTAATGTCACAAAGGATGATGAATTAATGCTTGCAGCCGAGCAGGCAGGCAAAAAGCTTGGTGAACAACTGCGCTCTGCCGATTACAGCCGTGAGGAAACAACACAGGAAATGATGAAGATAATTGCAGCTATGGGAGAAGCGATGCAAGGACATTAA
- a CDS encoding winged helix-turn-helix domain-containing protein, whose translation MNELISESSSTSSLEKEVRALRLELNEFRNEVTTGKTYSLLNEFKNQCAGDFLNASLGNNLNSIKNESHECTMWDNCEPVFTEYFDSLSGFAIKGELSDANVSSLRSKLVQMKERAGESKETKKCLNCFQHAETCLETQIEMLQEMGFCKPDNGDIQVKDLPEDQISILIGDALSSAARVQILKALHDDAKSFTALSKLTKLRGGNLLFHLDKLQSKGLIRQREERGEYQISLQGHNLMNSLIEVTKAMSFRV comes from the coding sequence ATGAATGAACTAATATCGGAATCATCAAGCACTTCTTCATTGGAAAAAGAAGTTCGTGCTCTTCGCCTGGAGCTTAATGAATTCAGAAATGAAGTTACAACGGGTAAAACATATTCATTGCTCAACGAGTTCAAGAATCAATGCGCTGGAGATTTTCTTAATGCTTCTCTTGGAAATAACTTAAACAGCATCAAGAATGAGTCACATGAGTGTACGATGTGGGACAATTGCGAACCTGTTTTCACTGAGTACTTTGACAGTTTATCTGGTTTTGCGATAAAAGGGGAGCTATCAGATGCTAACGTTTCAAGTCTAAGGAGCAAACTTGTCCAAATGAAGGAACGTGCAGGGGAATCAAAGGAAACCAAAAAGTGTTTGAATTGCTTCCAACATGCTGAAACATGTTTAGAGACCCAGATCGAAATGTTGCAAGAAATGGGTTTTTGTAAACCCGATAACGGGGATATACAAGTTAAAGATCTTCCCGAAGACCAAATCTCCATTTTAATAGGAGATGCATTGAGTAGTGCCGCCAGAGTCCAGATCCTTAAAGCATTACATGATGATGCTAAATCATTCACTGCACTTTCAAAACTCACAAAACTTCGTGGTGGAAATCTACTATTCCATCTTGATAAATTACAAAGCAAAGGATTGATACGCCAACGTGAAGAACGAGGTGAATATCAGATCAGTTTGCAAGGTCATAATCTCATGAATTCCCTAATAGAGGTTACAAAAGCAATGTCTTTTAGGGTATAA